One genomic window of Nocardioides daphniae includes the following:
- a CDS encoding UvrD-helicase domain-containing protein yields the protein MTPHPELPYEQAKNKEYLDKLERRLQRNPLTDVARNVLWIDAVNHQIKANGYHHPLLGRVGCDTDDEELRDFYIGSRFLPELGVPVYSWAAPIARLFFQPDADGSEDVVVRRTFAHRFTDISDLDDEWVREGVDSPFISKELNVPAPAPTSTRRRRAASPAPASHQPSPSTSTGGEGTRSDAPAAPDTSTVRIRKALDIREGMRAEEAVLKRLTAPRQDKLQSVLALLQPDQHALVSWPVDDSLVVQGHPGTGKTVVAAYRAAYLVNPVLYEDEGALAARASKPLKVLVVGPTAGYVSHVDGLIQPLAAFDQVRVTHLHDLMAETTGLKGPWPGAIGGEHNDVDAQARMFAERAARIHEQNHRWREGNGARRENIKTVYELIRRNGTPERRLVEDADQVAWMANLPAFEQAFKRRYLPLMAQCRLAYNPIPDGMRYDHIIVDEAQDVSPIEWNVLDQYLRRDGHWTLVGDMNQRRSDVTYGSWHEIADHLALAADGEFRPQVMTRGYRSTGAVLRFADRLLPAKQRGNQTVQADGEPVKVDHVTRPEMLWVSALQVAHQLATKYADGSTAIITVNPGEMMGELGRGGWRRKGSGFHIWQKGELTVRLYAPEDARGLEFDAVVVVEPGAFPENLGRTGQLYTSLTRANRELAVIWHRNMPDALRRAARS from the coding sequence ATGACGCCCCACCCGGAACTTCCTTACGAGCAGGCCAAGAACAAGGAGTACCTCGACAAGCTTGAGAGGAGGCTCCAGCGCAACCCGCTCACCGACGTTGCCCGCAACGTCCTGTGGATCGACGCTGTCAACCACCAGATCAAGGCCAACGGCTACCACCACCCGCTCCTCGGGCGCGTGGGGTGCGACACCGACGACGAAGAACTGCGGGACTTCTACATCGGTTCACGATTCCTGCCGGAGTTGGGCGTGCCGGTCTACAGCTGGGCCGCACCGATCGCACGACTCTTCTTCCAGCCCGATGCCGACGGCTCCGAGGACGTCGTCGTCCGACGCACCTTTGCCCACAGGTTTACCGACATCAGCGACCTCGACGACGAGTGGGTTCGAGAAGGCGTTGACTCCCCTTTCATCAGCAAGGAGTTGAACGTCCCGGCTCCAGCGCCGACCTCGACCAGGCGACGTCGCGCGGCTTCTCCCGCTCCTGCGTCCCATCAGCCTTCGCCGAGCACATCGACGGGCGGGGAGGGAACGCGCTCCGACGCGCCTGCGGCCCCTGACACGTCCACGGTTCGGATTCGGAAGGCCCTGGACATCAGGGAAGGGATGCGCGCCGAGGAGGCCGTCCTCAAGCGCCTCACCGCTCCACGCCAGGACAAGCTTCAGTCCGTTCTCGCTCTCCTGCAGCCCGACCAGCACGCCCTGGTCTCATGGCCGGTCGACGACAGCCTGGTGGTTCAGGGGCATCCTGGCACTGGCAAGACAGTGGTGGCCGCCTACCGTGCCGCCTACCTCGTCAATCCCGTGCTCTACGAGGACGAAGGCGCGCTGGCCGCACGCGCCAGCAAGCCTCTGAAGGTGCTGGTCGTCGGCCCCACCGCGGGATATGTCAGCCACGTGGACGGACTCATCCAGCCACTCGCGGCATTCGACCAGGTGCGCGTCACCCATCTGCACGACCTGATGGCCGAGACGACGGGTCTGAAGGGACCGTGGCCGGGCGCCATCGGGGGTGAACACAACGATGTCGACGCCCAGGCCCGCATGTTTGCCGAGCGCGCCGCCCGGATCCACGAACAGAACCACCGATGGCGCGAGGGAAACGGCGCCAGGCGGGAAAACATCAAGACGGTCTACGAGCTGATCCGGCGCAACGGAACGCCGGAACGCCGTTTGGTCGAGGACGCTGACCAGGTCGCGTGGATGGCGAACCTTCCGGCGTTCGAGCAAGCGTTCAAGCGACGCTATCTGCCGTTGATGGCACAGTGCCGTCTTGCCTACAACCCGATCCCCGACGGCATGCGCTACGACCACATCATCGTCGACGAGGCACAGGATGTGTCTCCCATCGAGTGGAACGTGCTGGACCAGTACCTGCGACGCGACGGTCATTGGACACTGGTCGGCGACATGAACCAGCGCCGCTCCGACGTCACATACGGATCGTGGCACGAGATCGCCGACCACCTCGCCCTGGCCGCCGACGGCGAGTTTCGGCCGCAGGTGATGACACGCGGCTACCGTTCGACCGGCGCGGTTCTGCGCTTCGCCGACCGCCTCCTGCCTGCCAAGCAGCGCGGCAACCAGACCGTGCAGGCTGACGGCGAGCCGGTGAAGGTCGATCACGTCACGCGCCCTGAGATGTTGTGGGTGTCTGCTCTGCAAGTCGCCCACCAGCTTGCGACCAAGTACGCCGACGGCTCCACCGCAATCATCACCGTCAATCCCGGCGAGATGATGGGTGAGCTGGGCCGCGGCGGTTGGCGACGCAAGGGCTCCGGGTTCCATATCTGGCAGAAGGGCGAGCTGACAGTTCGACTCTACGCGCCGGAAGACGCCCGCGGCCTCGAGTTCGACGCCGTCGTGGTCGTCGAGCCGGGTGCGTTTCCGGAGAATCTCGGCCGCACAGGGCAGCTGTACACGAGCCTCACCCGCGCCAACCGAGAACTCGCGGTGATCTGGCACCGCAACATGCCCGACGCGCTACGGCGCGCTGCTCGATCCTGA